One Nitrospinota bacterium DNA window includes the following coding sequences:
- the rplM gene encoding 50S ribosomal protein L13 translates to MKTYSAKPAEFPVAKRGWTLVDADGKVLGRIASKIADILRGKNRPTFTPHVDTGDFVVVINADKVKLTGAKLDQKIYYNHTGFFGHLKSATAREVMAKNSAKLIYEAVEGMLPKNRLSRQLIKKLKVYAGPQHPHAAQQPSTVEMR, encoded by the coding sequence ATGAAGACTTACTCGGCCAAGCCGGCGGAATTCCCCGTGGCAAAACGGGGGTGGACCCTGGTGGACGCCGATGGCAAGGTTTTGGGGAGGATCGCCTCTAAAATAGCGGACATCCTCCGGGGCAAGAACAGGCCCACGTTCACCCCCCACGTGGACACCGGCGATTTTGTCGTGGTGATAAACGCGGACAAGGTGAAGCTGACCGGGGCCAAGCTTGACCAGAAGATCTATTATAACCACACCGGGTTTTTCGGCCATTTGAAGTCCGCCACGGCGCGGGAGGTGATGGCGAAGAATTCGGCGAAGCTTATTTACGAGGCCGTGGAAGGGATGCTGCCCAAGAACAGGCTTTCCCGGCAATTGATAAAGAAACTGAAGGTTTACGCCGGGCCGCAGCATCCGCACGCCGCCCAGCAGCCGTCAACTGTGGAGATGAGATAA
- the rpsI gene encoding 30S ribosomal protein S9, producing MATQTENRYYATGRRKNATARVWVLPGSGTVKVNKVAPRDYFKRDTSEMLLLQPLKITGLKDKMDVVATVRGGGLSGQAGAVRHGIARALQVYDETLRGALKKAGMLTRDPREKERKKPGRARARKRFQFSKR from the coding sequence ATGGCGACGCAGACGGAAAACCGCTATTACGCAACGGGCCGCAGGAAAAACGCCACCGCAAGGGTGTGGGTGCTTCCCGGTTCGGGCACGGTGAAAGTGAACAAGGTGGCCCCCCGGGATTATTTCAAGAGGGACACTTCGGAGATGCTCCTTCTGCAGCCGTTGAAGATCACCGGCCTGAAGGACAAGATGGACGTGGTCGCCACCGTCAGGGGCGGCGGACTGAGCGGCCAGGCCGGCGCTGTGCGGCACGGCATCGCCAGGGCGTTGCAGGTGTATGACGAGACCCTCCGGGGAGCCTTGAAAAAGGCCGGCATGCTCACCCGCGATCCGCGTGAAAAAGAACGCAAGAAACCCGGCCGGGCCCGTGCCCGCAAGCGGTTCCAGTTCTCCAAGCGCTGA
- a CDS encoding N-acetyl-gamma-glutamyl-phosphate reductase: MIDVGIIGASGYTGQSLLEILLRHPGVRVKAITSDSLAGKTLSEVFPKLSGLDPLVFEKSDADITTRNIGAVFLCLPHTEAMAVAPKFLAANIKVFDLSADFRLRDAAVYEQWYKAKHSAPEPMAGAVYGLPELYREKIATASLVAVPGCYPTSAILGLAPVMGEDWLDHESIVINSASGVSGAGKKAETQYMLAELYGDFYAYGAPSHRHTPEIEQELSVMAQTRVRVTFIPHLLPVERGIYTTITAKMKDPAGAGRLAREYKDYYEGERFVTVHDSFPKMKWAVGTNRIHISATADGRTGTLIVTSAIDNLVKGASGQAVQCFNIRHGLDEAEGLR; this comes from the coding sequence ATGATAGACGTGGGGATAATCGGGGCTTCGGGCTACACCGGGCAGTCGCTTCTGGAGATACTCCTGCGCCACCCCGGGGTGCGGGTGAAGGCGATAACCTCCGATTCGCTGGCCGGCAAGACGCTTTCGGAGGTGTTTCCGAAGTTATCCGGGCTCGATCCGCTGGTGTTTGAGAAGAGCGACGCGGACATCACCACGCGGAACATCGGCGCGGTGTTCCTTTGCCTGCCGCACACGGAGGCGATGGCGGTGGCGCCAAAATTCCTGGCCGCCAACATAAAAGTGTTCGACCTTTCCGCCGATTTCCGGCTGCGGGACGCGGCGGTGTATGAGCAATGGTACAAGGCGAAACATTCGGCGCCCGAGCCGATGGCCGGCGCCGTGTACGGGCTGCCGGAGCTTTACAGGGAAAAGATCGCCACAGCCAGCCTTGTGGCCGTGCCGGGATGCTATCCCACGTCGGCGATCCTTGGGCTTGCCCCGGTGATGGGGGAGGACTGGCTCGACCATGAGTCCATCGTGATAAACTCCGCCTCCGGCGTCTCCGGCGCGGGGAAGAAGGCCGAGACGCAATACATGCTCGCGGAGCTTTACGGCGATTTTTACGCATACGGCGCCCCGTCGCACAGGCACACGCCGGAGATCGAGCAGGAGCTTTCCGTGATGGCGCAGACTCGGGTGCGGGTGACGTTCATCCCGCATCTTCTCCCGGTGGAAAGGGGGATATACACCACCATCACCGCGAAGATGAAGGATCCGGCGGGCGCCGGGCGGCTGGCGAGGGAGTATAAGGATTATTATGAAGGTGAGAGGTTCGTGACGGTCCACGATTCGTTCCCTAAAATGAAGTGGGCGGTGGGGACGAACAGGATACACATAAGCGCCACGGCGGACGGGCGGACGGGGACGCTGATCGTCACCTCCGCCATAGATAATCTTGTGAAAGGAGCGTCGGGACAGGCTGTGCAGTGTTTCAACATACGGCACGGGCTTGACGAAGCGGAGGGGTTGCGATGA
- the argJ gene encoding bifunctional glutamate N-acetyltransferase/amino-acid acetyltransferase ArgJ produces MKKKAAAAGSGVTAPKGFAAGGIHCGVKKTAAKDLAVIISLKPAVASGVFTRNSVKGAPVIWSREVARRGGAMGIVANSGNSNVLTKEGYVHAGRMAAAVAKHIGCGPEKIFVASTGVIGQPLPIEKVEKGVAALMPNLSRIGGGDAAEAIMTTDLVKKEFSAHTAVGGKTVTIGGCAKGSGMISPSMATMLAFITTDAAMSKAAVRDLTKRACDASFNRVTVDGDTSTSDMLLVMANGASGAPLIAKPSGAAYSKVLEKVTQACVHLAQEVVRDGEGATKFISVAVKGAASQKAAERVAMAIAKSPLVKTAFFGQDANWGRILCAAGYSGVPIDPSRVTLSIGGVTIFRKGGLVSGDWEKKASARLKLRDIAMVIDLGAGAASTEVWTCDFSYDYIRINADYRT; encoded by the coding sequence ATGAAAAAGAAAGCGGCGGCCGCGGGGAGCGGGGTCACCGCCCCGAAAGGGTTCGCGGCTGGCGGGATCCATTGCGGGGTGAAAAAGACCGCGGCCAAGGACCTGGCGGTAATAATATCCCTAAAGCCAGCCGTGGCGTCCGGCGTGTTCACGAGGAACAGTGTGAAGGGCGCCCCGGTGATATGGAGCAGGGAAGTGGCGCGCAGGGGGGGAGCAATGGGGATAGTGGCCAACTCCGGCAATTCCAACGTGCTCACAAAGGAGGGCTATGTGCACGCCGGCAGGATGGCCGCCGCCGTGGCCAAACATATCGGGTGCGGGCCGGAGAAAATATTCGTGGCCTCCACCGGCGTGATCGGGCAGCCTTTGCCCATCGAAAAGGTGGAAAAAGGGGTGGCGGCGCTCATGCCGAACCTTTCCCGCATCGGCGGGGGGGACGCGGCGGAGGCCATCATGACCACCGACCTTGTGAAAAAAGAGTTTTCGGCGCACACGGCCGTGGGCGGGAAGACTGTCACCATAGGCGGGTGCGCCAAGGGATCGGGGATGATAAGCCCATCCATGGCCACCATGCTCGCTTTTATCACCACGGACGCGGCCATGTCCAAGGCCGCTGTGCGGGACCTGACGAAACGGGCCTGCGACGCGTCGTTCAACAGGGTGACGGTGGACGGTGACACGTCAACTTCCGACATGCTCCTGGTGATGGCAAACGGAGCCTCCGGCGCGCCATTGATCGCAAAACCGTCGGGCGCGGCGTACTCCAAGGTTTTGGAAAAGGTGACGCAGGCGTGCGTCCATCTTGCCCAGGAAGTTGTGCGGGACGGGGAGGGGGCGACAAAGTTCATTTCGGTGGCGGTGAAAGGCGCCGCGTCGCAAAAGGCGGCGGAACGGGTGGCCATGGCAATCGCCAAGTCCCCGCTTGTGAAAACGGCGTTTTTCGGGCAGGACGCAAACTGGGGGAGGATACTTTGCGCGGCTGGATATTCCGGCGTGCCGATTGACCCTTCAAGGGTGACCCTTTCCATCGGCGGCGTCACGATCTTCCGCAAAGGAGGCCTTGTGAGCGGCGATTGGGAGAAGAAGGCCTCGGCCAGACTTAAACTGCGGGACATCGCCATGGTGATAGACCTTGGCGCGGGCGCGGCCTCCACCGAGGTGTGGACCTGCGATTTTTCGTACGACTACATCCGGATAAACGCCGATTACAGGACGTGA
- a CDS encoding NAD-dependent epimerase/dehydratase family protein, producing the protein MTEKWLVTGCAGFIGSAVMEALLRTGATVAGVDDLSHGSMENINDAINAAGPGAGERFTFYHGSVLDPALMEKAAIGARIVSHHAALCSVPLSFERPEETFRVNAGGLESAAKAAASAGARRIIYASSAAVYGDGEPPLREDSPPYPKSPYAESKLANDRFAADFSAATGAAMTGLRYFNVYGPRQNTQGQYGGVIGRWTQSMLDGETPTIFGDPSISRDFIFVKDAAMANILASRRTEPGAVVLNIATGRETTLGKLYETLAAAMAKAGINAPAEPLKAPARPDDIVRSVADISRAAALMDFKAASSLEEGLLKTVKWFKGKL; encoded by the coding sequence ATGACGGAAAAATGGTTAGTCACCGGCTGCGCCGGATTCATCGGGTCGGCGGTGATGGAGGCGCTTCTGCGAACGGGGGCCACAGTGGCCGGCGTGGACGACTTAAGCCACGGCTCGATGGAAAACATCAACGACGCCATCAATGCGGCGGGGCCGGGGGCGGGAGAGCGGTTCACGTTTTACCACGGGAGCGTCCTTGACCCGGCGCTTATGGAAAAGGCGGCCATCGGGGCGCGGATAGTCTCACACCACGCTGCGCTGTGCTCCGTGCCCCTTTCGTTCGAACGGCCGGAGGAGACATTCCGCGTTAACGCCGGCGGTCTTGAATCAGCCGCCAAAGCGGCGGCCAGCGCGGGAGCGCGCAGGATTATCTACGCCAGTTCCGCGGCGGTTTATGGAGATGGCGAACCGCCGCTCCGGGAGGATTCGCCACCATATCCAAAATCACCATACGCCGAAAGCAAACTTGCCAACGACAGGTTCGCGGCGGATTTTTCAGCGGCCACAGGCGCCGCGATGACAGGGCTTCGTTACTTTAACGTTTACGGCCCAAGGCAGAACACGCAAGGGCAATATGGCGGGGTGATCGGAAGATGGACACAGTCCATGCTAGACGGTGAAACGCCAACAATCTTTGGTGATCCATCCATAAGCCGGGACTTCATATTCGTTAAAGACGCGGCCATGGCCAACATTCTCGCCTCGCGGCGGACGGAGCCGGGCGCGGTGGTCCTGAACATCGCCACAGGCCGGGAGACAACCCTTGGAAAACTTTATGAAACGCTGGCGGCGGCGATGGCAAAGGCCGGAATCAACGCTCCTGCGGAGCCGTTGAAAGCACCGGCCCGGCCGGACGACATCGTGCGTTCCGTGGCGGACATATCAAGGGCGGCGGCGCTGATGGATTTTAAGGCGGCCTCAAGCCTTGAAGAGGGATTGTTGAAGACGGTGAAGTGGTTTAAGGGGAAGTTATAA